CGTGGAGGGGTTGACGCCCGACGAAGAATCCGGCGGCCTCGACCTCCAGAAGCGACTGTTCGGTAACTTCCCGACGCTGGCGAAACTCGGGAGCGCGACCGCGCCGGTTTCGAACTGGCTCGCCCGCGCGCCCGGCGTGCGGGCGCTCGCCGAGCGAACGCTCGGCGTCGACGCCCGCCGGGAGTTGCCCGAGTTCCGCAGGGAGACGTTACGGAAGTGGTTCGAGAATTGGGAGTCGCGCGGTGGACGAACGCGCGGAAGAGGCGAGCGAGTCGGCCGCGCCACCGGCGCGGCCGACTCGCGGGCGGGTGTCGGGACGGGCGACGCGCGGACGGGCGCGGAGACGGGCGAATCCGACCGCGAGGCCGTCCTCTACCCCGACCCCTACACGAACCACGTCGCGGTCGAGCGCGGGAAGGCGGCGGTCCGCACCCTCGAAGCCCTCGGCGTGTCGGTGCGCGTCCCCGACCTCCCGGCTTCGGGACGCGCACCGCTCTCCCAGGGGATGGTCGCCACCGCCGAGGCGCGCGCCTCGGCGGTGGCGGACGCGCTGGCGCCCCACCTCGACGCGGGACGGGACGTGGTGGTCGTCGAACCGAGCGACCTGGCGATGTTCCGGGCCGACTACCGCAACCTCCTGCCAGAGTCGACCGCCGACCGCGTCGCCGAGGCGAGTTACGAACTGTTCGAGTACGTCTACGGTCTGCTGGAGAACGGCGCCGACCCCGGCGCGCTCCGGAGCGCCGACCCCGACGCGTCCCGCGGAGCGGGCGACGCGTCCTCCAACCGCGTCGCCTACCACGCCCACTGCCAGCAACGCACGCTGGGGCTGGAGCGGTACACGACCGCGGTCCTCGAACGCCTGAGCTACGACGTGGTCACCTCCGACGTGGAGTGTTGCGGGATGGCCGGAAGCTTCGGCTACAAGCTCGAGTACTACGAACTCAGCCTCGACGTCGGCGAGGACCTCCGCGAGGGGTTCGCCGGGGAGGAGACGGTGCTGGCGAGCGGCACGTCGTGTTGCGAGCAGTTGACGGCGCTGCGCGACGACGAAACTCGCCATCCGGTCGAGTTCGTCGCGCCGCGGTGAGAAAACGGTCGGGGTCGCGCCCCACTCAGTTCGAGAGGTCTCGGAACGCGCCCACGAAGTCGTCGTGGTCGGACAGTTCGTCGCGGGTCGTATCGACTTCGGACTTCACCTCGTCCAACTCGGCGCGCAACTGGGAGTACTCCTCGCTGCCGGCGAGCGCGTCGTCGCCCTTCTCGGATTCGAGGACGGCCTTCTTCGAGACGAGCGAGAAGTAGTCCTGGAGTTGGGCGTCGTAGTCGACCCGGGTGAGCATCTGCTGGACGACGTCGTCGAGTTCGTCCTTCGAGACGGGCTTGACGAGGTAGTCGTCGAAGCCCATCTCGACGATGTCGAAGTCGGGCTTGACCGCCGTGACCATCACGACGCGGCAGTCGACGCCGCGGGCGCGGATCTCCTCGAGCGCTTCGTCGCCCGACCGGCCGGGCATCCGACGGTCGAGCAGGACGACGTCGACCGAGTCGTCGAGTTTCGAGAGGGCGTCCTCGCCGCCGTAGGCACTCCGAACGCGGTAGTCGTCCTCCAACCACATCGCGTAGAGGTCTGCAACGTCTTGCTCGTCGTCGACGACGAGGACGGTCGATTGGTCGTGGGCCATGGTCGGTCACTTGTCCGCAGTTCCGGTCAGTGACTGAATCATGATACAAGACGGTATTATATCTTGTGGTTACCCCGGAGGAAAGAATATATCCGTCATATAATTTGTCGTAAATTAGTTATGTTTTGGGAAGTCGACCCGGCGCCGTAGTGGGATTTCCTTACGCGGCGTTTTCTCCGGATAGTTTACCGCAACAACTAACTACCGGCAATGTGTAGTCGAGCGTGGCTATGTCGAAGACCAGTGATCGTTTTTGTCACGGGCAGTGAAACGGAGACCACTCCGGAGCAGCGATTCGAGCGACTTCTCGACCTTCCGCCGAGCGCGAAACTCGTCTACAGAGTGTTAGCCGACGGCGACCCGCTGACCCAGCGCCAGATACGCGAGCGGGCGCTCCTGCCCTCCCGGACGACCCGCGACGCACTCGGCAAACTCAAAGACCAGGGGCTGGTCGAAGAGCGGTTGTACGTCCAGGATGCCCGGAAACGGATCTACGAACCGCTGTCGGTCGCCAGACCCGAGGACGCGGAGGTGACCGCGTAGCGGCGGTTCGCTACGCGCTCGCGTTACGCTATCGCCCGTCCCGTTCGACTACCGACCGACTTTTCCCCGACGCCGACGCCGCACGAACTTCGTATCGCTGACCGGTAGCGTCGGATACGTCTACGGAATTCGGTCGGTGTGCGACGCCTACCGACCGAATCCTGCGATTCGCCGCGACTACCTCGTGTCTTCGAGCGACGCCGAGCGAAAGCGAGGCGTCGCTCGTCGCTCCGGACTACTGGAACGCCCGACTGATGCCCTGGTAGGTCCGGTCGACGTTCCAGTTCGAGTTGAACGACGCGAAGGCACCTTCCAGATTCGTCAGCGTCTCCGGCGGCACCGCGAGGCCGTGTGCGGTCGACGGCGGTTGGCCGTTCGACTGCTTGAAGTCGTCCATCTGACTCCGCAGGAACGGACCAAAGGCGTCCTTGGGCACGTCGCTCCGCGGCGGAATCGACCCCTTCTTCGGGTTGAACCGGCGCTGGCCGTCGACGCTCCCGACGTACTGCAGGAACTTCGTCGTGGCGTCGGGCGACGGGTTGTTCTTCGGGAACGGGAACGAGTCGATGACCTGCGAGTAGAGGCCGTTCGTCCCCGGGTAGGTCACCTGATTCCACTGTTTCTCGTAGGCGAACCCCTGCTGGCCGCGATACATGCCCGCGGCCCAGTCGCCCTGGTGGATGAACGCCGCCTCGCCGTTGATGATCTTGTTGTTCGCCTGCGTCCAGTCGACCGACCCCGCGTCGTCGTTGAAGTACTGGCGGTACTGCTTGACCCCGCGGAGGGCGTCCTTGATCTGGCTCTGGACCTGCCCGACGTTCCCGTTGTAGAACTGCCGGTAGACCTTCGGCCCGTGCCGGGCCAGGAGTTCCGTCTCCCAGAGTTGGAGCGTCGACCACGGCGACTTGGTCTGGTGGGCCATCCCGGCCGCGTTCGTCTCCGACTCGACGGTCTTCAGCGCGGCCAGGAGGTCGCTCGGCGACGAGAACGAGGTCGGGTCGACGCCCGCCTGTTCGACCACCTCGACGTTGTAGAAGAGGTTGTTGAGTCGGTGGATGTTCAGCGGCACCGTCACGAAGTTCCCCGCCGGCTGGGCGACCTGCTTCGGCCCGGCGAGATAGGCGTCCTTCATCCCGTTCTTCGACCAGACCGACTGCTCGATGTCTTTCAACACCCCCGCGTCGGTGTACGGTTTGAGGTTCTGGCCGGGCCAGTCCTGCCAGGTGCTCGGCGGGTTGTTGTTCAGTACGCGCTTCTTGATGACGGTGTGAAGATTCTGTCCCGCACCGCCCGAAACCGGATTCTCGTTGACCTTGACGTCGGGATACTTCTGCTTGAACCCCTCGAACAGCGCCGAGATGGCCCGGCCGCCGTCGCCGCCGGTCCACCAGTGCTGGACCTCCAGCGGCGCCGACCCCTGTTCGAGCAGCCCCGACAGTCCGCCGAGTCCGACCGCGCCGGCGGCGCCGGTCGTCTTCAGGTACGTTCTTCTCGAAAGTCTCGCGTCGTCGTCGGTTCCCATGTTCGAAACCCCCGGCGACGTGAAACACCTCCCGACACTTAATAACTATCCGAATTAACAATTGCGTTTAGGGTTGCCGGCTCCACGAACCTCGCGCGGCGATTCAGTTAACCGACAGGTAGGCGAAAGGAAACGAACGGAGAGAGGCGCGACGACCCGATGACGCCACGACGCGACGACCGCCGAGCGGCAAGCAACAGGCGACGACCTACCTCGCGACCGACAGTCCCTCGACGTTCTGCTGGAGGCGAATCGTCGCGGTGAGGAAGAATCCGGCGACGAGGACGACGAACACGCTCTCGAACGCCTCGACGACCAGCGACTCGACGCCGACGTAGACGCCGAGGTCGGCCAGACCGAGCACGCCCAGACAGACCAGCACCGGCATGAGGTGTCGCCGTAGCGTGTCGAGGGTCGTCCCGCGACCCATCGCTTCGAGTTTCTCGCCGAACAGCACGCCGTAGGAGGCGAACGCGACGCTTCCCAGCCCCTTGACGAGGAGCGCCACCCCGACCTGGTCGATGAGCAGGACGACCAGCCACTCGACGACGATGACGACGACGAACGCCGCCTCGACCCGCCGGAGGGTGGCCAGCGGGACTCCCTCGTCGGCGGGCGGGGCCAGTGCGGAGTTGTAGTACACCTCCCGCATCGAGAAGGCCAGAAAGACGATGCAGAACAGTAGCGCACCGTGACCGAACGCGGTCAGCGCGCGCGAGCGGACGACGACCGCCGCCGCGCCGAGCAGTCCGTAGACCGCGGCGGCCGTCCCGGCGAGCGCGAGGTAGCGCCAGAACGGCTCCTGGGATTCGAGTCGGCTGAGCCGCAGGTTCCAGAGCGCGTAGTAGCCGAAGACGACGGCCGAGGTCGCGACCAGAACCGACCCGAGGAACGCCACGACCGCGGCGCTCGGGTCGGCGGCGGGCGCGACGAGGGACGCGGGCGAGGGCGCGCTGGCCAGCGCGCCCTCGCCCGCGCCGAGTGACGTCGGTCGCATGTCTCTTTTCCGAGAGATGGTACCCGACGTACTTAAATGGAGGCGGACGCCGGCGGTCCCGCCGCGGGACTCGACCGTCGGTCGTCGGTCGCCGAACGGAGAGCGCTGAAGACGGAACGTCGACGGTCAGTACGGCGGATTCCCGGCGAAACCGTTAGCGTTCACAGCCGACAGTGTGAAACGTCTCGCTCCCCGATACTCGTTCACATGCACTCGCGCGCACCCGACGCGGGCGACGACGACGCCTGCCCCGTCTGCGGCCGACCGTACGACCAGCGAATCGTCGTCGAGCGCGGCGACCGCTGGGAGGACATCTACGGCGGCCAGCCCCTGTCGTTCTTCAAGAAGTACCGGCGTCGGTGTTCCTCCCACCAGGACGTCGAGCGCGAAACCACCTGCGGCGAAGGCGAGCGCGTCGTCTACTTCCACGACGACGGCGGGCCCGCGGGCCGGCGGTAAGCCGAACCCACCTCACCACCACACCGGCGCGCGCTCGTCGAGCACCACTTCGAGCGCGCGCCGGAAATCCTCGACCGTCTCGTACCGGGCCTGTTTCTCCTTCGCGAGCGCCCGCGCCAGCAGGTCGTCCAGTCCGTCGGGCACCTCGCCCGCGAGCGCGCTGGCCGGCGCAGGTTCACGCTCGCGGACGCGCCGCACCACCTCGCTCGCATCGCCGACGAAAGGCGGCCGACCGGCGAACAACGCGTAGCAGACCGCGCCGAGTTGGTAGACGTCGGTCGAGTGGTCCGGGCGACCGAACGCCGCGGGCGCGAGGTGCTCCGGCGCGGCGAACGCCGGCGGACCCGGCGGGCCATCTGCCGCCACCTCGCCGAACCCCCAGTCGCCGACCTTCGGGACCGGCCACGCGCCGAGCGTCCGCGACAGGCCGACCGCGCCCGGCCGGAGCGCACCGTGGACGACCCCGCGAGCGTGGGCGTAACAGACGACCCGCGTCAGGCAGTGGGCGTACCAGAGCGCGCGTTCGAGGCCGATCCGACCGACGGCGTCCCGTAGCGACCCGCCGTCCATGAACTCGGTCGCGGCCCAGGGTCGAGGCGTCTCCCCGCGGGCGACCACCGGCACGGCGTGGTCGTGGTCGGCGACGCTCGCCCACGTCCGGAACGCCCGCGCCAGCGCGGCCGGGTCGACGTCGGCGTCGGTCCGGGCCGTCCGGAGCGTCACCACGACGTGCCGGCCGCCGTCGGCCGGCGTTCGCGCCTTCGCGGCCGCGGTGAATCGACCCCGGCCGAGGTCGGCGAGGCGCTCGAACGACCCGAAGTCGGCCGAAACCGCCGGCGGTTCGGGAATCAGTTCCGGCGGGCCGCGTTCGTCGTCTTCGTCTTCCTCGTCTGCCGTCTCGTCGCCGCCTCCACTCGGTCCTGCGTCGCCGATATTCGGGCGTCGGACTCGAACCGTCCCGCGGTCGTCGGGGTCGTCGGACACCTCCACCACGCCGGCGTCGCCCGGCAGTACGTCGGCGAGGTCCGGACCGGCCGCGATGGTCCGCGGGAAGCCGTCCTCGTCGAGGCGCACAACCAGATTCCGGAGCGCATCGGCGGCGTACCGCCGGGCCAGGTCGTCCTCGTCGTCGGTGAGTTCCGCGAGTCGAGACAGCGCGGGTTCGACGGCGAGCGGGTACTCCGCGCCGACGCCCGCGAGCGCGAGGACGCCATTCTCCCGAACCAGCGGGTCGTCGTCATCGAGCGACTCGGCGATCTCCGCGACGACCGGCCGGGCGTAGTGGGGGTTCGACTCGGCGGCGACCGCCAGCGCCCACGACGCGCCGCGCCTGACCCACCGGTGGTCGTCTTCGAGCAGGGCGGCGAGTTCCGTCCGGGCCGGCAGGCGGTCGGGGTCCTCGGTCGCCAGTTCGGCCAGCGCCCACGCCGCTCCGGCGCGCTCCTCGGGGTCGGCGGCGTCGAGTCGGTCGGCCAGCGCGTCGGCGTCGTCGCCGTACCGGCGTCGGACCGTCTCGCGCAACCGCCGGGCGCGTTCGCGCTCGGACGACGCAGGCGCATCGTCCGAGCGCGAGGAGGGTGCGTCTCCGCCGCTCTCCGGGCGTTCCCGTCCTCCCATCTGTACGACAGTGCGGAGACTCGCCGGACGTATAAGTGTTCCTTCGGCCGTCTACCGGCGTTCCGCGGCGGTCGGCCGAACCTCCGCCGTCGGACAGGTCGCAACACCTAACACCCCCTAGTTCGTGGTCCCACGCGAACCACACAGATGCGACTGGGGCCGAGCCGATGGAAGTGTCAGGATTGCGGACGAAAACACGAGCGGAACCGGAAGCAGTGCGTCAACTGCGGCTACGTAGTGCTGGCCCCGGTCGACGAGGAGCGACGGCTGGACGAACTCACCAGCATCGGCCTGGCGCTACTGCCGGCCATCATGTCGATTCTCACGATGGGACTGCTCGCGTGGGTGCTGTTCTTCTGAGCGGGTGAGACGGGCGGGTGCGAGGGCGAGTCGATTCCGGCACGGCCTCGGGGACGGTGTAGACCGCTCGCCCAGTTCGACTCGCTACCTCTCGTTCGGCAGACGGCCGTGATTCGAAGCACTCGCCTACGTCCGATTCGAACCGATTTTCGGAAGTCCAGCGAATTCCGCGAGGACCAGTACGAGGAGGGTGACGGCACCGGCGGTGACCACGGACCCGTCGACGCTCAACAGCGTGTACACCGCAGTCATATCGATAATCACGTGCATCGCGATGATATAGTATAGCGATACTTGGTTTATTGCGCGCTCGATTCGTTCTCAGTCGTCGGCGCTGGCTTCGGGCGACCAATCGTCTAACGTGCGCTGGACGGCCTCCTCGCCGACCGCGCGGGCCAGCGTCTCGAAGCCGGCCCGTTCGGCGCGGTCGTCGGCGCCCGCGAGCAGGCGCGAGACGATGAACTCCGGCGTCGACTTGCCGACCGTGCCGAACCGGGGCTGGTAGTCGACTTCGAGTTCGAGGTTCTCGTCGAGGCCCTCGGCGAAGATGCCGTCCTTGCGGGCCTTCTCCGGCAGGGGCTTGAGGTCGTCGGCGAGGTGAGTGACGAACACGCCGAGCGCGCCGCGGTCGACCGTGAGTCGCACGAGGCCGTGGAGGAGATTGGCGGCGCTGCCGGGTTCGGTGATGGCCTCGAACTCGTCGACCAGCATCAGGGTGTCCTCGCCGTCGGTCAGCGGCGGGACGATGCTCCGGAGCGTCGATTCGAGCACGCCGGCGTTGAAACTGGCGTGGCGGCGGTGGAAGACGATGTCCTCCGAGATGGAAACCTGCGCGCGCTCGGCGGGTACCGGCAGGCCCATCTGGGCGAGCAGCGCGACCTGGCACATCGTCTCCAGCAGCGTGGTCTTCCCACCCGAGTTCGCGCCGGTCAGGACCGCCACGCGGTCGCCGGTCGGGGGTGCGGGGTCGCTCGCGGAGTCGGCGTCGCCGAGTCCGTGGTCGCCGACCGCGTAGGTCACCGGCTGGACGTCGTCGTCCACCGCGGTCGCCAGCGAGACGTTGCGCGCGCCGGTGACCGCGAAGCCGTTGTCCGCGAACTCCGGGCGCGAGCAGTCGAACGCCTCGGCGAAGCGGGCCAACGAGAGGTAGAAGGCCAGGTCGCCGACCGCCGCGTCGGCGGCGTCGATTGCTTCGCGGCTCTCGGCGATACGGCCCCGAAGCCGACGGGCGACGCTGCGCTCGCGCTCCTCGACCGACTCCCGGAGGTCGGCGGTCAGGCCGCGCAGCGTCGCGCCCACGAAGTCGGCGGCGTCGACGGCGTCGTCGGGCACGGCGTCGCGGACCCGACTGTAGCCGGCGCCGGTTTCGCTCGCCACGTGGTCGACGACGACTTCGCTGAACTCCGCGCCGGCGCGGGCCTCCTCGCGGACAGTCTCGACCGCGTCGAGCGCGTCGCGCGAGAGCGCCTCGGCCGAGTCGAGCGCCTCCCGCAGGTCATCGAGTTCGTCGTCGACCCCCTCGGCGACGTCGCCGCCGTCGAGGTCGGCCAGGGCGTTCGCCGCCGCTTCGAGGGCGGCGCGGTCGATGTCGGCCACGCGGTCGAACGCACCTCCCTCGACGCCGGCGTCCTGCAACGCGAGCGCGGTTCGCACCGCGGCCTGCTCGTCGTCGCGCAGGTCCGACTCGGCGTGAGCGTCGAAGGCGTCCAGGACGGCCCGGCGGGTTTCGCCGTCGAGCGCGCGCCACGAGTCGGCGGCGTCGGTCACCCGGTCAAGTCGCTCCTCGGCCGCCTCGCGGGAGAGCAGCGGCGTCAGCACCTTGATTCGGTCGGCCGCCGACGCCGTGACGGCGTAGGCGCTCGCGGCGTCGAGCAGTTCCTTGTACACCGATCGGGTGTCGCGGGTCGCCAGCACCGACATCCCCTCGCCGCCGTTGGCTCGTCGGAGGATGCGGGTGGCCCGTCCGCGGGGCAGGCCCGACTCGACCAGCGCCCGGACTTCGCCGGACTCGATGGCCTCGACCGCCCGTTCGACTCCGAGCGCGTCCTTGAGACGGTCGCTCGTCTTGGGTCCGACCCCCCAGTACTCCTCCAGTCGCATACGCGAGTCCTGACACCCGCGGCTCTTAACTATTCTTCAACAGGTCGGCGCGGCTAGACGGGAGCGTCGGGGTTCGTAGTCCGTCCATTGAGGCGTTTCGTGGACCGACCAGCCTAACCGGCGCGTGCGGTCGTGGTACGATTTTCCACTCGAATCGTGCGCGCGGCGGTCTGCGGTACGGTAGGGTCACGGA
This genomic window from Halorussus vallis contains:
- a CDS encoding HalX domain-containing protein, with product MAHDQSTVLVVDDEQDVADLYAMWLEDDYRVRSAYGGEDALSKLDDSVDVVLLDRRMPGRSGDEALEEIRARGVDCRVVMVTAVKPDFDIVEMGFDDYLVKPVSKDELDDVVQQMLTRVDYDAQLQDYFSLVSKKAVLESEKGDDALAGSEEYSQLRAELDEVKSEVDTTRDELSDHDDFVGAFRDLSN
- a CDS encoding MarR family transcriptional regulator, yielding MCSRAWLCRRPVIVFVTGSETETTPEQRFERLLDLPPSAKLVYRVLADGDPLTQRQIRERALLPSRTTRDALGKLKDQGLVEERLYVQDARKRIYEPLSVARPEDAEVTA
- a CDS encoding ABC transporter substrate-binding protein; amino-acid sequence: MGTDDDARLSRRTYLKTTGAAGAVGLGGLSGLLEQGSAPLEVQHWWTGGDGGRAISALFEGFKQKYPDVKVNENPVSGGAGQNLHTVIKKRVLNNNPPSTWQDWPGQNLKPYTDAGVLKDIEQSVWSKNGMKDAYLAGPKQVAQPAGNFVTVPLNIHRLNNLFYNVEVVEQAGVDPTSFSSPSDLLAALKTVESETNAAGMAHQTKSPWSTLQLWETELLARHGPKVYRQFYNGNVGQVQSQIKDALRGVKQYRQYFNDDAGSVDWTQANNKIINGEAAFIHQGDWAAGMYRGQQGFAYEKQWNQVTYPGTNGLYSQVIDSFPFPKNNPSPDATTKFLQYVGSVDGQRRFNPKKGSIPPRSDVPKDAFGPFLRSQMDDFKQSNGQPPSTAHGLAVPPETLTNLEGAFASFNSNWNVDRTYQGISRAFQ
- a CDS encoding protein kinase domain-containing protein; its protein translation is MGGRERPESGGDAPSSRSDDAPASSERERARRLRETVRRRYGDDADALADRLDAADPEERAGAAWALAELATEDPDRLPARTELAALLEDDHRWVRRGASWALAVAAESNPHYARPVVAEIAESLDDDDPLVRENGVLALAGVGAEYPLAVEPALSRLAELTDDEDDLARRYAADALRNLVVRLDEDGFPRTIAAGPDLADVLPGDAGVVEVSDDPDDRGTVRVRRPNIGDAGPSGGGDETADEEDEDDERGPPELIPEPPAVSADFGSFERLADLGRGRFTAAAKARTPADGGRHVVVTLRTARTDADVDPAALARAFRTWASVADHDHAVPVVARGETPRPWAATEFMDGGSLRDAVGRIGLERALWYAHCLTRVVCYAHARGVVHGALRPGAVGLSRTLGAWPVPKVGDWGFGEVAADGPPGPPAFAAPEHLAPAAFGRPDHSTDVYQLGAVCYALFAGRPPFVGDASEVVRRVREREPAPASALAGEVPDGLDDLLARALAKEKQARYETVEDFRRALEVVLDERAPVWW
- a CDS encoding MutS-related protein; translation: MRLEEYWGVGPKTSDRLKDALGVERAVEAIESGEVRALVESGLPRGRATRILRRANGGEGMSVLATRDTRSVYKELLDAASAYAVTASAADRIKVLTPLLSREAAEERLDRVTDAADSWRALDGETRRAVLDAFDAHAESDLRDDEQAAVRTALALQDAGVEGGAFDRVADIDRAALEAAANALADLDGGDVAEGVDDELDDLREALDSAEALSRDALDAVETVREEARAGAEFSEVVVDHVASETGAGYSRVRDAVPDDAVDAADFVGATLRGLTADLRESVEERERSVARRLRGRIAESREAIDAADAAVGDLAFYLSLARFAEAFDCSRPEFADNGFAVTGARNVSLATAVDDDVQPVTYAVGDHGLGDADSASDPAPPTGDRVAVLTGANSGGKTTLLETMCQVALLAQMGLPVPAERAQVSISEDIVFHRRHASFNAGVLESTLRSIVPPLTDGEDTLMLVDEFEAITEPGSAANLLHGLVRLTVDRGALGVFVTHLADDLKPLPEKARKDGIFAEGLDENLELEVDYQPRFGTVGKSTPEFIVSRLLAGADDRAERAGFETLARAVGEEAVQRTLDDWSPEASADD